Proteins found in one Streptomyces sp. CB09001 genomic segment:
- a CDS encoding decaprenylphospho-beta-D-erythro-pentofuranosid-2-ulose 2-reductase has translation MKDAFGLPQSLLVLGGTSEIALATVRRLVARRTRTVWLAGRPSPALDAAAGQLRGLGAEVRTVAFDALDPESHEAALGKVFAEGDIDLVLLAFGILGDQAHDEREPLNAVRVAQTNYTGAVSAGLVAARSLQAQGHGSLVVLSSVAGERARRANFIYGSSKAGLDAFAQGLGDALHGTGVHVMVVRPGFVRSRMTEGMEEAPLATTPEAVATAIELGLRRRSETVWVPGALRVVMSAMRHLPRAVFRRLPV, from the coding sequence GTGAAGGACGCCTTCGGCCTCCCCCAGTCCCTCCTCGTCCTCGGCGGTACGTCCGAGATCGCGCTCGCCACCGTGCGCCGTCTGGTGGCCCGCCGCACCCGTACGGTGTGGCTGGCCGGGCGGCCCTCCCCCGCGCTGGACGCGGCCGCCGGGCAGCTGCGCGGGCTCGGCGCCGAGGTGCGCACGGTCGCCTTCGACGCGCTGGACCCCGAGTCCCACGAGGCGGCGCTCGGCAAGGTCTTCGCCGAGGGCGACATCGACCTGGTGCTGCTGGCCTTCGGCATCCTGGGCGACCAGGCGCACGACGAGCGCGAGCCGCTGAACGCCGTACGGGTCGCGCAGACCAACTACACCGGCGCGGTCTCGGCCGGGCTGGTCGCCGCCCGTTCCCTCCAGGCGCAGGGGCACGGCTCGCTGGTGGTGCTCTCCTCGGTCGCCGGTGAGCGGGCGCGCCGCGCCAACTTCATCTACGGCTCCAGCAAGGCAGGGCTGGACGCCTTCGCGCAGGGCCTGGGCGACGCGCTGCACGGCACGGGCGTGCACGTCATGGTCGTACGGCCCGGGTTCGTGCGGTCGCGGATGACCGAGGGGATGGAGGAGGCGCCGCTCGCCACGACGCCCGAGGCGGTGGCCACGGCCATCGAGCTGGGGCTGCGGCGGCGTTCGGAGACGGTGTGGGTGCCGGGCGCGCTGCGGGTGGTGATGTCGGCGATGCGGCACCTGCCGCGGGCGGTGTTCCGGCGGCTGCCGGTGTGA